In Fusarium fujikuroi IMI 58289 draft genome, chromosome FFUJ_chr02, the genomic stretch AATGGCCTTGTTTCCCAGCCGCTGTCGATTCATCATGTTTCCGTCGAGTCCTGGTAACGATTTTCAGGGGTTTTGTGAGCAGCCGTACCACCAGTGTGGCACCAAATCATTAATGAGCTCAATGTTACGCCATTTTGATCAGTAAGCGCTAGcatttaatctatttatttcAACGGATTTGCATGATTTTATGGTGAGGCTCCAGCTGCCGAGGATGTGCTCCCCCTATTTGACTCCTGGCAAGTTTTTGTTCCACAAATGCTCACGTAGCTTGCTTGAAATTATCCTTGATATGAACAGAGCATATGGATATGAAGATACAGACCCGATCTGATTGTCTTAGATCTATTCGATCTGCCCCGCAGCATCCGCAGATGCTCTTATTCATGTGACTTGGATTAGCCAATTGCCCCATTCAGAGTCTTGGAAATCTAGCCTAATCGGCTATTATGATACCGAAAATAGCTACAGCAAAAGTTAATATTCAATAGTTTAGGGCAGTAGTCTATCTACTatttaggtagtaggtaggcagtGAAGACTGGATATATTCCTCGTACCTGGGTAACTTCGACCCAACCTGATATCCATTCATGCATGTCTAGTAGTTATTGAATCATCAGTTGAATTGGGTTCAGTTcaattaaataataaggtaaCCAGTGCTTACTGCAGTCGCTGGAACTCACTAAGTTCAAGTTTAAGATATGAGAAAGCGTTGTCCAGTTTCAGAGCTTCTGTTCATGACTCGAGCATATGCTACTCCCTTTCCACAAGAAGCTGTCTTCTCTAGTCGCTATATATAGTACTACCACAACTGAAAAGTATGCGAGAATATAAATCTTGATCGTTTTGAGTCTCAAGCTGCTAGGATAAATTATTAGCGCCTCTTTGGTTTACGACGATTTATTTCGAGCAATGAGTCTGAATCTGAAAGTACTAGACTTTCTTGGAACTGTCTGAGTTGCTATCTTTAGTAGATAGATCGAGCTACCAGTTGCCAATCATCCAGAGAACGAACCGCCTGGCTCTGGAATACCATGGATGAATGAAGCGGCACTCACGCGTGAAACAGGGCAGGATGATGATCAGCATTCGTTATGGGCCCGGGATTGCTTCATTGAAAAGGAAGTCAAAATGAATCAAAATGAAGATCTATCGCAGGCATCATTCGCCCTCCTATTGAAGCTTAAGAATTCCATACTAGACTTCAAGTTTATCGTAATATCTATATTCATTGGTTGATTCGATTGCCAAGGCCCGTGAACGGCATGTGGGCCGCGCCTGCCGCTGTCACATTCCCGCCAGCGGTTTCAGCCAGCCGCTGCCTGTATCCTTCCTTCCAATCAGGGAAGTCAATTTCAACTTCGTCTCAACCAACGTATTATCGATTTAATACTTCAACCTAACACCAACACCTGCGAGGTATCGTCTTCGCGTTAAATCACCACAGAATATTGGAGCTCAAAGAACGATTAAATCAGATCTTGTTCATCTACTTCGCCACGTCACCCAGtctcttgaagaagttgttggcGGCGTATTGGAAGTTTCTACAACCTACCTACAGAACAGCGCTACGAGAGCAACAGTACCTGGCATCAAAGCTCTCTATTTTGTGTCATACCTTACCTTCCgagatatcttcttcatcttcgtatCCCCCTTAATCAGATCCTACCTCATCATCACGGGAAAGAACTCAAAATGTCGGAGCTCAACTTCCCCGCATCCTCAGCAGCTATGCTAGAATCCagacttccatcatcaacaaacccGTCTGGAACCTCACGGCCATTTGTGACACTCACATTTGCAACTTCACTTGATTCATCGCTTTCCCTGGCTCCTGGCGTCCGAACTCGACTCTCCGGGCCCGACTCAAAAGCAATGACTCACTATCTTCGTTCACGACACGATGCTATTCTCATCGGCGTTTCTACTCTCTTGGCCGATTCGCCAGCCCTAAATTGTCGTACAATCGGTGCTACAAGCCAGCCCCGGCCCATTGTCATTGATCCTCATCTCAGATGGACTCCTAGCAGCTCCGACAAAGTCCTAGAGGTTTCTCGCCTCGGTAATGGTTTAGCTCCCTTTGTCCTGACTGGTGTGTCTAGCCAGGACTTACCTGTTGAGAACGTTGTACTACTCGAGCAGCATGGCGGAAAGTATATCCATGTTCCGACTACACTAGCACCCAACGGACGCATGCGCTTTGATTGGCATGATGTATTCAGAGTCTTGCATCAAGCAGGCCTCTTCAGCGTCATGGTCGAGGGAGGCGGCCAAATTATCAACTCTCTGCTTGATCCTCGATATCACGAATTAGTTGACTCCGTTATTGTTACTATTGCACCAACCTGGCTTGGTCAAGGAGGCGTTGTCGTGTCGCCAGATCGCCTTCAGGATCCAGCAGGTGTTCCGATTCCTGCTGCGCGGCTATCGAATGTCTCATGGCATCCTTTTGGCGAAGACGTTGTCTTGTGTGGCACGCTTCACGCCTAGTGCCTAAAGctaggctatatatatatacaagcCTCTGATTATGTTTCAGCCATCCCTctggtcttctcaacatgTATCTGGGAaaccctccttctccttgctCACCTTGTTCTCTTACCCCAAACTCCTATCTCTCCCTGTAATCCTCTACTATCATAATTCCTGCTGTCATTCACTGGCGCATTGAACTCAAATGCCACCAAGTACGATATGGACATGACAGCGGCAATAACCTTAACGAATTTCTGCTCATCTTTCTCCAACATTGCCAAGCACGCAGGATTATGAGTGCATGCTTCTCAAACATGACCCATCAACCTGACTTCCAAGGTCCGAAGAGGATAGTAGGCAATCCCAGTGACCACGAAAGCCGATTCAAAGCCCAGGTCACCAATTCGCTCTCCAATGGGCCCAGTGAACCACGGCGTGTCCATTGACGGGACCACCAACCCCAGACTGACCAAAGATGCTCCGATAGCCGCGAGTCCAGTTGGAAGCCGACGTGCTTGATTCCATATCGCGGGTTCATAAGAAAGGTAGTTCATCTTTCGAAAGACTATGAGTTCTTCAATGACAATGGCATCAAAGCATCCCGCCCAATAACCAATCACAGACAGAAAGTTAACAAGGGACTCCTCCCATTTAGCAGCCGCATAGATCGACATTGGGATCATGATAGCCAGCGTAGCGACGATGAACAAGAAGCGCGGCACCTTGGCAAATGCAGGAACAAGCATCTGCAAACACAAGGCGACTGAATAACTGGACAGGACCATGTTACCAACAACACTCAAAGCGAGAACGACAAGAACGAACTTGCCAAAACCCCCCGCTGGTGCGAGCATTTCAGCCATGACGCCGCCGATTCCATACTTATCCCAAGCCGTTTGCCATGGCTCGACATTGGGAAGAGCACCACCAATGGCGGCTCCAAGAATGAGCAGAGGTGTCGATGGGGTGATCAGGCCAAGGTACACGTacatgaagatcttgagcCTGTGAATTGGGTGAAGGTTGTCAGCTTTGATTTATCACAATACAATATCGAGGAATCCTTACTTGGATGATTTGGGGTCGTGATAGACGGTAAAGTCGGAGACAGTCCCGCCAAAAGTCATGAAATACCCTGCCATTAGACTTCCATATCCGACGACACTTTTCACAGATGCCGGGTCATGGTCAGCCTGGTTCATCAGATGCTT encodes the following:
- a CDS encoding related to riboflavin biosynthesis protein RIB7, with protein sequence MSELNFPASSAAMLESRLPSSTNPSGTSRPFVTLTFATSLDSSLSLAPGVRTRLSGPDSKAMTHYLRSRHDAILIGVSTLLADSPALNCRTIGATSQPRPIVIDPHLRWTPSSSDKVLEVSRLGNGLAPFVLTGVSSQDLPVENVVLLEQHGGKYIHVPTTLAPNGRMRFDWHDVFRVLHQAGLFSVMVEGGGQIINSLLDPRYHELVDSVIVTIAPTWLGQGGVVVSPDRLQDPAGVPIPAARLSNVSWHPFGEDVVLCGTLHA
- a CDS encoding related to purine-cytosine permease, whose amino-acid sequence is MAVLKDLEANRELHISEHARNNTENGESTSVSTARNAKTGVFSRWYKRVLDAGVEENGVRPVPIEERTQTQHSNLFTVFFTCLLCILPLPTGALGTAVYGLGLRDVSLIIIFFNIVTCIPPAVVSIGGCKTGMRQMIQARYSFGLYLGIIPILLNAGTVTGFTLVGSVVSGQAIAAVNEKANISVNVGIGIVCILSFCLAFLGYRAVHVWQRWQWLPNLLAIVIAVGCGGKHLMNQADHDPASVKSVVGYGSLMAGYFMTFGGTVSDFTVYHDPKSSKLKIFMYVYLGLITPSTPLLILGAAIGGALPNVEPWQTAWDKYGIGGVMAEMLAPAGGFGKFVLVVLALSVVGNMVLSSYSVALCLQMLVPAFAKVPRFLFIVATLAIMIPMSIYAAAKWEESLVNFLSVIGYWAGCFDAIVIEELIVFRKMNYLSYEPAIWNQARRLPTGLAAIGASLVSLGLVVPSMDTPWFTGPIGERIGDLGFESAFVVTGIAYYPLRTLEVRLMGHV